The following proteins are encoded in a genomic region of Notolabrus celidotus isolate fNotCel1 chromosome 19, fNotCel1.pri, whole genome shotgun sequence:
- the arid6 gene encoding AT-rich interaction domain 6, with protein sequence METQVQTEMAQGEIKEEQPKDPVLESSERELLKELYGFMKKRDTPIERIPNLGFKQINLYVMYNTVEEMGGYHQVTAQQMWKQVYNTLGGNPRSTSAATCTRRHYEKLLLPFECHKKGISVSMLPHHQPKLFPFAASFDKEDVDGQRPAKRRLLTMPLQQNPHESDPHGRVFSMPLHYPPYYQQTHTVPAPHVSITSPVLTPVNPPAPQPWFTFQTSCLNPTERVKEPLEHLRSLAEQYKTSSGLAEPLNLSVKAPRQETHCKPVSSFAPPSSSKNPKFLNKPSTLYVPQSSQVRNEGSETSESDAGSEERPYSHPLKDREAYVVDVKAVRTSTSPRYVPTPPTCEDVVSLVQKSSSPKADFTIPPKEEGERYPDPKGFNLSQILPTLARENGGKMEIEIPLSLLHNWLKLCGSPAALQGLKQLTPRPPVVEQSSCSDADVLPTNLSFHMNPQQQSPVAEDLRLRKRHLPIPTAPTVQRTSPSHNTSQNPFISHKLSPSAGILKSAASRDVYSFDQPDYKCYPSKSPSYWDTYDKDTRVKIDSHSPLAVPQDTAGSKSYDDDVILVGKKMPAMAPSNVHMLGSGSSPLLQLTVEEVMKLKQIISSL encoded by the exons ATGGAAACACAG GTACAAACAGAAATGGCACAAGGAGAGATCAAAGAGGAGCAACCTAAAGACCCGGTGCTGGAGAGCAGTGAGAGAGAACTCCTTAAAGAGCTCTATGGGTTTATGAAGAAGAGAGATACACCCATCGAGAGGATCCCAAACCTGGGCTTCAAACAAA ttAATCTCTATGTGATGTACAACACAGTGGAAGAAATGGGTGGCTATCATCag GTGACTGCACAGCAGATGTGGAAACAAGTCTACAACACTCTGGGAGGAAACCCTCGCAGCACCAGCGCAGCCACCTGCACTCGCAGACACTATGAGAA gctgctgctgccatTCGAGTGCCACAAGAAAGGCATATCAGTAAGCATGTTGCCTCATCATCAGCCAAAGCTTTTCCCGTTTGCTGCCAGCTTCGATAAAGAAGACGTTGATGGCCAGAGGCCGGCTAAACGGAGACTGTTAACGATGCCTCTGCAGCAG AATCCCCATGAGTCAGATCCACACGGGAGGGTCTTCTCTATGCCGCTCCACTACCCTCCATACTATCAACAAACTCACACAGTTCCAGCCCCACATGTCTCCATCACCTCCCCAGTTCTAACACCAGTGAACCCCCCCGCCCCCCAGCCGTGGTTCACTTTCCAAACATCTTGTCTGAACCCAACAGAAAGAGTCAAAGAACCCCTGGAGCACCTGCGTTCCCTCGCAGAACAGTACAAGACCTCATCCGGACTGGCCGAGCCTCTGAACCTCAGCGTCAAAGCACCGCGACAAGAAACACACTGCAAGCCCGTCTCGTCGTTCGCCCCACCTTCCTCAAGCAAGAACCCAAAGTTCCTGAATAAACCCTCCACCCTGTACGTTCCTCAAAGCTCACAAGTCAGAAATGAAGGAAGTGAGACATCAGAGAGCGACGCTGGTTCAGAAGAGCGACCGTATTCACATCCtttgaaagacagagaggcGTATGTCGTTGATGTCAAAGCCGTAAGAACCTCAACCAGCCCGAGATATGTTCCAACACCCCCAACCTGTGAAGACGTTGTTAGTTTGGTGCAGAAATCCAGCTCACCAAAAGCAGACTTCACAATCCCGCcaaaggaagagggagagaggtatCCAGATCCAAAGGGCTTCAATCTCAGTCAAATACTGCCCACCCTCGCCAGAGAGAATGGAGGCAAGATGGAAATCGAGATACCACTCTCTTTGTTACATAACTGGCTTAAGTTGTGTGGGTCACCAGCAGCACTGCAGGGACTAAAGCAGCTCACCCCTCGCCCTCCAGTGGTGGAACAGAGTAGTTGCTCCGACGCAGACGTCCTCCCCACAAACCTGTCATTTCACATGAATCCACAGCAACAGAGTCCAGTCGCTGAGGATTTAAGGCTGAGGAAGAGGCACTTACCAATCCCTACAGCACCAACCGTTCAAAGAACCAGTCCTTCCCATAATACAAGCCAAAACCCCTTCATCAGCCACAAGCTTTCGCCTTCAGCCGGCATTCTGAAAAGCGCAGCAAGTCGGGACGTCTATTCGTTTGATCAGCCAGACTACAAGTGTTACCCCTCCAAATCCCCGAGTTACTGGGACACCTATGACAAAGACACCCGCGTGAAAATAGACTCACACAGTCCCCTCGCAGTTCCGCAAGACACTGCAGGCTCTAAATCCTACGATGATGATGTAATCCTGGTAGGGAAGAAGATGCCAGCGATGGCTCCCTCAAATGTGCACATGCTCGGGTCcggctcctctcctcttctgcaACTCACCGTTGAAGAGGTGATGAAGCTGAAGCAAATCATCTCTAGTTTATAG